One Streptomyces sp. B21-105 genomic region harbors:
- a CDS encoding P-II family nitrogen regulator encodes MKLITAVVKPHRLDEIKEALQAFGVHGLTVTEASGYGRQRGHTEVYRGAEYTVDLVPKIRIEVLAEDDDAEQLIDVIVKAARTGKIGDGKVWSLPVETAVRVRTGERGPDAL; translated from the coding sequence ATGAAGCTCATCACCGCCGTCGTCAAGCCCCACCGGCTCGACGAGATCAAGGAAGCCCTGCAGGCGTTCGGCGTGCACGGACTGACGGTCACCGAGGCCAGCGGCTACGGTCGTCAGCGGGGACACACCGAGGTCTACCGCGGCGCCGAGTACACGGTCGACCTGGTCCCCAAGATCCGCATCGAGGTGCTGGCCGAGGACGACGACGCCGAGCAGCTGATCGACGTCATCGTCAAGGCGGCCCGCACCGGCAAGATCGGTGACGGCAAGGTCTGGTCCCTCCCGGTCGAGACCGCCGTACGGGTCCGCACCGGCGAGCGCGGCCCGGACGCGCTCTGA
- a CDS encoding [protein-PII] uridylyltransferase, producing MTSTDVRKDAEDSGPSGYAAARLRLLTEEARSGPPRRAALAELTDDWLTGLFTAGAEELKGVSLVAVGGYGRGELSPRSDLDLLLLHDGADSKTVAALADRLWYPVWDLGLALDHSVRTPAEARKTAGEDLKVQLGLLDARHLAGDLGLTAGLRTSVLADWRNQAPRRLPELQELCAERAERQGELQYLLEPDLKEARGGLRDATALRAVAASWLADAPREGLADARRRLLDVRDALHLATGRATDRLALQEQDQVAAELDLLDADTLLRQVYEAARVISYASDVTWREVGRVLRSRAVRPRLRAMLGGGKPAPERSPLAEGVVEQDGEVVLARAARPERDPVLPLRAAAAAAQAGLPLSLHAVRRLAATVRPLPTPWPAEAREQLVTLLGSGQPTIEVWEALEAEGLITQLLPDWERVRCRPQRNAVHIWTVDRHLIETAVRASEFTRRVHRPDLLLVAALLHDIGKGWPGDHSVAGEIIAKDVAARIGFDRADVAVLSALVRHHLLLVDTATRRDLEDPATVRAVADAVGSQGTLELLHALTEADALATGPAAWSSWRGSLVADLVKRVAAVLAGDEPEEPDDTAPTAEQERLAIEAIATGSPVLSLRAQTETPAETTGEQPAGDPEPLGVELLIAVPDQAGVLPAVAGVLAVHRLTVRTAELRAQDLPDGVDGSVLLLNWRVAAEYGSLPQAARLRADLVRALDGSLDIAGRLAERDAAYPRRRGWVAPPPRVTVASAASRHATVIEVRAQDAPGLLFRIGQALEDEGLRVRSMHVSTLGANAVDAFYVTGADGAPLLGDDAVAVAQKLEETLRA from the coding sequence GTGACGAGTACGGACGTGCGCAAGGATGCAGAGGACTCGGGACCCAGCGGCTACGCGGCGGCCCGGCTGCGCCTCCTCACCGAGGAGGCGCGGTCCGGGCCGCCGCGCCGTGCGGCCCTCGCCGAACTGACCGACGACTGGCTGACCGGGCTCTTCACGGCCGGCGCCGAGGAACTCAAGGGCGTCTCCCTGGTCGCCGTCGGCGGCTACGGCCGGGGCGAGCTCTCCCCGCGCAGCGACCTCGACCTCCTGCTGCTGCACGACGGCGCCGACAGCAAGACCGTCGCCGCCCTCGCCGACCGCCTCTGGTACCCCGTCTGGGACCTCGGCCTCGCCCTCGACCACTCCGTCCGCACGCCCGCCGAGGCCCGCAAGACCGCCGGCGAGGACCTCAAGGTCCAGCTCGGCCTGCTGGACGCCCGCCACCTCGCCGGCGACCTCGGCCTCACCGCCGGGCTGCGGACGTCCGTCCTCGCCGACTGGCGCAACCAGGCGCCCAGACGCCTGCCCGAACTCCAGGAACTGTGCGCCGAGCGCGCCGAGCGCCAGGGCGAACTGCAGTACCTGCTGGAACCGGACCTGAAAGAGGCGCGCGGCGGACTGCGCGACGCCACCGCGCTGCGCGCCGTCGCCGCCTCCTGGCTCGCGGACGCCCCCCGCGAAGGCCTCGCCGACGCCCGCCGCCGGCTCCTCGACGTACGCGACGCCCTCCACCTGGCCACCGGCCGGGCCACCGACCGCCTCGCGCTCCAGGAGCAGGACCAGGTGGCCGCCGAGCTGGACCTGCTGGACGCCGACACCCTGCTGCGGCAGGTGTACGAGGCGGCACGCGTCATCTCGTACGCGAGTGACGTCACCTGGCGCGAGGTGGGACGCGTACTGCGCTCACGCGCCGTGCGGCCCCGACTGCGCGCCATGCTGGGGGGCGGCAAGCCCGCGCCCGAGCGGTCTCCGCTGGCCGAAGGGGTCGTCGAACAGGACGGCGAAGTGGTGCTCGCCCGCGCCGCCCGCCCCGAACGCGACCCCGTGCTCCCGCTGCGCGCCGCGGCCGCCGCCGCGCAGGCCGGCCTGCCGCTGTCCCTGCACGCCGTCCGGCGCCTCGCCGCCACCGTGCGCCCGCTGCCCACGCCGTGGCCCGCCGAGGCCCGTGAGCAGCTGGTGACCCTGCTCGGCTCCGGTCAGCCCACCATCGAGGTGTGGGAGGCGCTGGAGGCCGAAGGGCTGATCACGCAGCTGCTGCCCGACTGGGAGCGGGTGCGCTGCCGGCCGCAGCGCAACGCCGTGCACATCTGGACCGTCGACCGGCACCTCATCGAGACCGCCGTGCGCGCCTCCGAGTTCACCCGCCGCGTCCACCGGCCCGACCTCCTGCTGGTCGCCGCGCTGCTGCACGACATCGGCAAGGGCTGGCCCGGCGACCACTCGGTGGCCGGCGAGATCATCGCCAAGGACGTCGCCGCCCGCATCGGCTTCGACCGCGCCGACGTCGCCGTCCTCTCCGCGCTCGTACGGCACCACCTGCTGCTCGTCGACACCGCCACCCGGCGCGACCTGGAGGACCCGGCCACCGTGCGCGCGGTCGCCGACGCGGTCGGCTCGCAGGGCACGCTCGAGCTGCTGCACGCCCTCACCGAGGCCGACGCGCTGGCCACCGGGCCCGCCGCCTGGTCGTCCTGGCGGGGTTCGCTCGTGGCGGACCTCGTCAAACGGGTCGCGGCGGTCCTCGCCGGCGACGAACCGGAGGAGCCGGACGACACCGCGCCCACCGCCGAGCAGGAGCGGCTGGCCATCGAGGCGATCGCCACGGGCAGCCCGGTGCTCTCCCTGCGGGCCCAGACCGAGACGCCCGCCGAGACGACGGGGGAGCAGCCGGCCGGCGACCCCGAGCCGCTCGGCGTGGAGCTGCTCATCGCCGTACCGGACCAGGCGGGCGTGCTGCCCGCGGTGGCCGGCGTCCTCGCCGTGCACCGCCTGACCGTACGCACCGCCGAACTGCGCGCCCAGGACCTCCCGGACGGCGTCGACGGCTCGGTCCTGCTGCTGAACTGGCGGGTCGCCGCCGAGTACGGCTCGCTGCCCCAGGCGGCCCGGCTGCGCGCCGACCTCGTACGCGCCCTGGACGGCTCGCTGGACATCGCCGGCCGGCTCGCCGAGCGGGACGCCGCCTACCCCCGCCGCCGGGGCTGGGTCGCGCCGCCGCCCCGCGTCACGGTCGCCTCCGCGGCCTCCCGGCACGCCACCGTCATCGAGGTACGCGCCCAGGACGCGCCGGGGCTGCTGTTCCGCATCGGACAGGCGCTGGAGGACGAGGGCCTGCGGGTGCGGAGCATGCATGTCTCGACGCTGGGCGCGAACGCCGTGGACGCTTTCTACGTCACCGGAGCGGACGGCGCGCCCCTGCTGGGCGACGACGCCGTCGCCGTCGCCCAGAAGCTGGAGGAGACGCTGCGGGCGTGA
- a CDS encoding bifunctional DNA primase/polymerase yields MGFTIGGIRQIRSGARRRGRSSECTAVAEFTGLWGWDAVPGARAAGGVCSCGRPECREPGAHPLEFAPRVPAGATLDDVGRTWGGFPGAAVMLPVGRMFDVLDVAESAGRRALVRLERMGLPLGPVIATPEGRTQFFVAPGAAAELTDLLYRMGWDDPAALDLRGLGPGAFVTAPPSDRGGLGPVRWLRPPALDSATRPPEARLLLGTLAYLAHRSRAQGPPETLGRTA; encoded by the coding sequence ATGGGCTTCACGATCGGCGGCATTCGCCAGATCCGCTCCGGCGCGCGCAGGCGCGGTCGCTCGTCCGAGTGCACCGCCGTCGCCGAGTTCACGGGACTGTGGGGCTGGGACGCGGTGCCCGGCGCACGGGCCGCGGGCGGCGTCTGCTCCTGCGGACGCCCCGAGTGCCGCGAACCGGGTGCGCACCCCCTGGAGTTCGCCCCGCGCGTCCCGGCCGGCGCCACCCTCGACGACGTCGGCAGGACCTGGGGCGGATTCCCGGGCGCCGCCGTGATGCTGCCCGTCGGGCGGATGTTCGACGTGCTCGACGTCGCCGAGTCCGCCGGGCGGCGCGCCCTGGTCCGCCTCGAGCGCATGGGCCTGCCGCTCGGCCCGGTCATCGCCACGCCCGAGGGCCGCACCCAGTTCTTCGTCGCCCCCGGCGCCGCCGCCGAGCTGACGGACCTGCTCTACCGGATGGGGTGGGACGATCCGGCCGCCCTCGACCTGCGCGGCCTCGGCCCCGGCGCCTTCGTCACGGCCCCGCCCTCCGACCGCGGCGGTCTCGGCCCGGTGCGTTGGCTGCGCCCGCCCGCGCTGGACTCGGCGACCCGCCCGCCGGAGGCCCGGCTGCTGCTGGGGACGCTGGCGTACCTGGCCCACCGGTCACGCGCCCAGGGCCCGCCGGAGACCCTCGGCCGCACCGCCTGA
- a CDS encoding ammonium transporter, with translation MAAAITLAAEAPKLSSANTGFMLICSALVLIMTPGLAFFYGGMVRVKSTLNMLMMSFISIGIVTILWVLYGFSLAFGTDSGGLIGWNSDWVGLSDIGLTQLWDGYTIPIFVFLVFQMMFAIITPALISGALADRVKFTAWALFVALWATVVYFPVAHWVWGAGGWAFELGVIDFAGGTAVHINAGAAALGVILVIGKRVGFKKDPMRPHSLPLVMLGAGLLWFGWFGFNAGSWLGNDDGVGALMFVNTQVATAAAMLAWLIYEKIRHGAFTTLGAASGAVAGLVAITPSGGAVSPLGAIAVGAIAGVLCAMAVGLKYKFGYDDSLDVVGVHMVGGIVGSLLIGFFATGKGQSDVEGLFYGGGLDQFWKQCAGVFAVLGYSLVVSAILAFLLDKTIGMRVSEDDEIAGIDQAEHAETAYDFSGAGGGAARTTALPTAVAGASKKVDA, from the coding sequence ATGGCAGCAGCCATCACGCTTGCCGCGGAGGCACCCAAGCTGTCCTCCGCGAACACAGGCTTCATGCTCATCTGTTCCGCCCTGGTGCTGATCATGACCCCGGGCCTCGCCTTCTTCTACGGAGGCATGGTCCGGGTCAAAAGCACGCTGAACATGCTGATGATGAGCTTCATCAGCATCGGGATCGTCACCATCCTGTGGGTGTTGTACGGCTTCTCGCTCGCCTTCGGGACCGACTCCGGCGGCCTCATCGGCTGGAACTCCGACTGGGTCGGCCTCAGCGACATCGGCCTGACACAGCTGTGGGACGGCTACACGATCCCGATCTTCGTGTTCCTGGTCTTCCAGATGATGTTCGCGATCATCACGCCCGCCCTGATCAGCGGTGCGCTCGCCGACCGCGTCAAGTTCACCGCCTGGGCGCTGTTCGTCGCCCTGTGGGCCACCGTCGTCTACTTCCCGGTCGCGCACTGGGTCTGGGGCGCCGGCGGCTGGGCCTTCGAGCTGGGCGTCATCGACTTCGCCGGCGGTACGGCGGTCCACATCAACGCCGGCGCCGCGGCCCTCGGCGTGATCCTCGTCATCGGCAAGCGCGTCGGGTTCAAGAAGGACCCGATGCGCCCGCACAGCCTGCCGCTGGTCATGCTCGGCGCCGGTCTGCTGTGGTTCGGCTGGTTCGGCTTCAACGCCGGCTCGTGGCTCGGCAACGACGACGGCGTCGGCGCGCTGATGTTCGTCAACACGCAGGTCGCCACCGCCGCCGCCATGCTGGCCTGGCTCATCTACGAGAAGATCCGCCACGGCGCGTTCACCACGTTGGGCGCCGCCTCCGGCGCGGTCGCCGGTCTGGTCGCCATCACCCCCTCGGGCGGTGCGGTCTCCCCGCTCGGCGCGATCGCCGTCGGCGCCATCGCCGGTGTGCTCTGCGCCATGGCCGTCGGCCTGAAGTACAAGTTCGGTTACGACGACTCGCTCGACGTCGTCGGCGTCCACATGGTCGGCGGAATCGTCGGCTCCCTGCTGATCGGCTTCTTCGCCACCGGCAAGGGCCAGTCCGACGTCGAGGGCCTCTTCTACGGCGGCGGCCTCGACCAGTTCTGGAAGCAGTGCGCCGGAGTCTTCGCGGTCCTCGGCTACTCGCTGGTGGTCTCCGCGATCCTCGCCTTCCTCCTCGACAAGACCATCGGCATGCGGGTCTCCGAGGACGACGAGATCGCCGGCATCGACCAGGCCGAGCACGCCGAGACCGCATACGACTTCAGCGGTGCCGGTGGCGGCGCCGCCCGTACGACCGCCCTGCCGACCGCGGTCGCCGGCGCGAGCAAGAAGGTGGACGCATGA
- the ffh gene encoding signal recognition particle protein — translation MFDTLSDRLSATFKNLRGKGRLSEADIDATAREIRIALLEADVALPVVRTFIKNVKERALGAEVSKALNPAQQVLKIVNEELVTILGGETRRLRFAKQPPTVIMLAGLQGAGKTTLAGKLGRWLKEQGHSPLLVACDLQRPNAVNQLSVVAERAGVAVYAPQPGNGVGDPVQVAKDSIEFAKAKVHDIVVVDTAGRLGIDAELMQQAADIRDAVSPDEILFVVDAMIGQDAVNTAEAFRDGVGFDGVVLSKLDGDARGGAALSIASVTGKPIMFASNGEKLDEFDAFHPDRMASRILDMGDLLTLIEQAEKTFSQEEAEKMASKLASKKGQDFTLDDFLAQMEQVRKMGSISKLLGMLPGMGQIKDQIANLDERDVDRTAAIIKSMTPAERQEPTIINGSRRARIAKGSGVEVSAVKGLVERFFEARKMMSRMAQGGGMPGMPGMPGMGGGAGRQRKQPKQAKGKQRSGNPMKRKQQELEAAQRREAQAQGGNALGLPQQGAQDFELPDEFKKFMG, via the coding sequence GTGTTCGATACTCTCTCCGATCGCCTCTCAGCGACCTTCAAGAACTTGCGCGGCAAGGGGCGCCTGAGCGAAGCGGACATCGACGCCACGGCGCGCGAGATCCGCATCGCCCTCCTCGAAGCCGACGTGGCCCTGCCGGTCGTCCGCACGTTCATCAAGAACGTCAAGGAGCGCGCCCTCGGCGCCGAGGTCTCCAAGGCGCTGAACCCCGCCCAGCAGGTCCTGAAGATCGTCAACGAGGAACTCGTCACGATCCTCGGCGGGGAGACCCGCCGCCTTCGCTTCGCCAAGCAGCCGCCCACGGTGATCATGCTGGCCGGCCTCCAGGGCGCCGGTAAGACCACCCTCGCAGGCAAGCTCGGCCGCTGGCTGAAGGAGCAGGGCCACTCGCCGCTGCTCGTCGCCTGCGACCTCCAGCGACCCAACGCCGTCAACCAGCTCAGCGTCGTCGCCGAGCGGGCCGGCGTGGCCGTCTACGCCCCGCAGCCCGGCAACGGGGTGGGCGACCCGGTCCAGGTCGCCAAGGACTCCATCGAGTTCGCGAAGGCCAAGGTCCACGACATCGTGGTCGTCGACACGGCCGGCCGTCTCGGTATCGATGCCGAGCTGATGCAGCAGGCCGCCGACATCCGCGACGCCGTCTCGCCCGACGAGATCCTCTTCGTCGTCGACGCGATGATCGGCCAGGACGCCGTCAACACCGCCGAGGCCTTCCGCGACGGCGTCGGCTTCGACGGCGTCGTGCTGTCCAAGCTCGACGGCGACGCCCGCGGCGGCGCGGCCCTGTCGATCGCCTCGGTGACCGGCAAGCCGATCATGTTCGCCTCGAACGGCGAGAAGCTCGACGAGTTCGACGCCTTCCACCCCGACCGGATGGCCTCCCGCATCCTCGACATGGGCGACCTGCTCACCCTGATCGAGCAGGCGGAGAAGACGTTCAGTCAGGAAGAGGCCGAGAAAATGGCCTCCAAGCTGGCGTCCAAGAAGGGCCAGGACTTCACCCTGGACGACTTCCTGGCCCAGATGGAGCAGGTCAGGAAGATGGGCAGCATCTCCAAGCTGCTCGGCATGCTGCCCGGCATGGGCCAGATCAAGGACCAGATCGCCAACCTCGACGAGCGGGACGTCGACCGCACCGCCGCGATCATCAAGTCGATGACCCCGGCCGAGCGCCAGGAGCCGACGATCATCAACGGCTCGCGCCGCGCCCGTATCGCCAAGGGTTCCGGCGTCGAGGTCAGCGCCGTGAAGGGGCTGGTCGAGCGGTTCTTCGAGGCCCGCAAGATGATGTCCCGGATGGCCCAGGGCGGCGGCATGCCCGGGATGCCGGGGATGCCGGGCATGGGCGGCGGCGCCGGCCGGCAGCGGAAGCAGCCCAAGCAGGCCAAGGGCAAGCAGCGCTCCGGCAACCCGATGAAGCGCAAGCAGCAGGAGCTGGAGGCGGCCCAGCGCCGCGAGGCGCAGGCCCAGGGCGGCAACGCGCTCGGGCTGCCGCAGCAGGGCGCCCAGGACTTCGAGCTGCCGGACGAGTTCAAGAAGTTCATGGGCTGA
- a CDS encoding LLM class flavin-dependent oxidoreductase: MPVTVVRFNLVAPGATPAELGVRYRAALEMAAYADRHGVTLVQTEEHHGVENNWLPSPFVFAGAVLGATRRLAVTVSAVIGPLHDPLRLAEDIAVLDLLSGGRLVTVAGIGYRPEEYARAGVDWKRRGRLQDELLETVLKAWTGEEFTYRGRTVRVTPRPATDPHPLLLVGGSSKAAARRAARLGLPFFPSAHLPDLEAYYKERLTEYGTEGWTMMPGAETPLLHIAEDPDRAWAEYGERFLHEARTYASWQSGEISSAVKSGATTVAELREEGVYRILTPDACVAQGLDNLVLHPLAGGMPVEEGWRSLRLFCEGVLPRLGG; encoded by the coding sequence ATGCCCGTCACCGTCGTCCGATTCAACCTCGTCGCCCCCGGTGCGACCCCCGCCGAGCTGGGCGTCCGCTACCGGGCCGCGCTGGAGATGGCCGCGTACGCGGACCGGCACGGGGTGACCCTCGTGCAGACCGAGGAGCATCACGGCGTCGAGAACAACTGGCTGCCGTCGCCCTTCGTCTTCGCGGGCGCGGTGCTGGGGGCGACGCGGCGACTGGCGGTGACCGTCTCGGCCGTCATCGGGCCGCTGCACGACCCGCTGCGGCTGGCCGAGGACATCGCGGTGCTGGATCTGCTGAGCGGCGGGCGGCTGGTCACGGTCGCCGGAATCGGCTACCGGCCGGAGGAGTACGCCCGGGCCGGGGTGGACTGGAAGCGGCGGGGTCGGCTCCAGGACGAGCTGCTGGAGACCGTGCTGAAGGCCTGGACCGGCGAGGAGTTCACCTACCGGGGCCGCACGGTACGGGTCACCCCCCGCCCGGCGACCGATCCGCACCCCCTGCTGCTGGTGGGCGGGTCCTCGAAGGCCGCCGCCCGCCGGGCCGCGCGGCTCGGGCTGCCCTTCTTCCCCAGCGCCCATCTGCCGGATCTGGAGGCGTACTACAAGGAGCGGCTGACCGAGTACGGGACCGAAGGCTGGACGATGATGCCGGGCGCCGAGACGCCCCTGCTGCACATCGCCGAGGATCCGGACCGGGCGTGGGCCGAGTACGGCGAGCGGTTCCTGCACGAGGCGCGGACCTACGCCTCCTGGCAGTCGGGCGAGATCAGTTCCGCGGTGAAGTCGGGGGCGACGACGGTGGCGGAGCTGCGGGAGGAGGGCGTCTACCGGATCCTCACGCCGGACGCGTGCGTGGCACAGGGGCTCGACAACCTCGTCCTGCATCCGCTGGCGGGCGGGATGCCGGTGGAGGAGGGGTGGCGCAGTCTGCGGCTGTTCTGCGAAGGCGTGCTGCCCCGGCTCGGGGGGTGA
- the ftsY gene encoding signal recognition particle-docking protein FtsY codes for METVILAVVIAVVVLAVLGGLVVGSRRKKPLPPPPPAAPDITAPPAEPHVGDEAETPRDEPRRTIEEVDLPDGGSTGTAVEEPPVVPPLEVPELEIPEPTEGRLVRLRARLSRSQNALGKGLLTLLSREHLDEDTWEEIEDTLLTADVGVAPTQELVERLRERVKVLGTRTPEELRALLREELLKLVGADVDRTVKTEPEDRKPGIVMVVGVNGTGKTTTTGKLARVLVADGRTVVLGAADTFRAAAADQLQTWGERVGAHTVRGPEAGDPASVAFDAVKEGKEMGVDVVLIDTAGRLHTKTGLMDELGKVKRVVEKHAPLDEVLLVLDATTGQNGLVQARVFAEVVDITGIVLTKLDGTAKGGIVVAVQRELGVPVKLVGLGEGADDLAPFEPEAFVDALIGD; via the coding sequence ATGGAAACCGTCATCCTTGCTGTAGTCATCGCCGTGGTCGTGCTCGCGGTGCTCGGCGGGCTGGTCGTCGGCAGCCGGCGGAAGAAGCCGCTGCCCCCGCCGCCCCCCGCAGCGCCCGACATCACCGCCCCTCCGGCCGAACCGCACGTCGGCGACGAGGCCGAGACGCCGCGCGACGAACCGCGCCGCACGATCGAGGAGGTGGATCTTCCCGACGGCGGCTCGACCGGCACCGCCGTCGAGGAACCCCCCGTAGTCCCCCCTCTCGAGGTTCCCGAGCTCGAGATCCCGGAGCCCACCGAGGGGCGGCTGGTGCGCCTGCGCGCCCGGCTGTCCCGCTCGCAGAACGCCCTGGGCAAGGGGCTGCTCACGCTGCTCTCGCGCGAGCACCTCGACGAGGACACCTGGGAGGAGATCGAGGACACGCTGCTCACCGCCGACGTCGGCGTGGCCCCCACCCAGGAGCTGGTCGAGCGGCTGCGCGAGCGCGTGAAGGTGCTCGGCACCCGCACGCCCGAGGAGCTGCGCGCGCTGCTGCGCGAGGAACTGCTCAAGCTGGTCGGCGCCGACGTCGACCGCACGGTGAAGACCGAGCCCGAGGACCGCAAGCCGGGCATCGTGATGGTCGTCGGCGTCAACGGCACCGGCAAGACCACCACCACCGGCAAGCTCGCGCGCGTGCTCGTGGCCGACGGGCGCACCGTCGTCCTGGGCGCCGCCGACACCTTCCGCGCGGCCGCCGCCGACCAGCTCCAGACCTGGGGCGAGCGGGTCGGCGCGCACACCGTGCGCGGTCCCGAGGCCGGCGACCCCGCCTCCGTCGCGTTCGACGCGGTGAAGGAGGGCAAGGAGATGGGGGTGGACGTCGTCCTCATCGACACCGCCGGCCGGCTGCACACCAAGACCGGTCTGATGGACGAGCTCGGCAAGGTCAAGCGGGTCGTCGAGAAGCACGCCCCGCTGGACGAGGTGCTGCTCGTGCTCGACGCCACCACCGGGCAGAACGGGCTCGTCCAGGCCCGGGTCTTCGCCGAGGTCGTCGACATCACCGGCATCGTGCTGACCAAGCTGGACGGCACGGCGAAGGGCGGCATCGTGGTCGCGGTCCAGCGCGAGTTGGGCGTCCCGGTCAAGCTGGTCGGACTGGGCGAGGGGGCTGACGACCTCGCGCCGTTCGAGCCGGAGGCCTTCGTTGACGCACTTATCGGGGACTGA
- the nsdA gene encoding transcriptional repressor NsdA: MSGNGGSGNNAAGADRRPNELLTSWFVRSGWSKGELARQVNRRARQLGANHISTDTSRVRRWLDGENPREPIPRILSELFSERFGCVVSVEDLGLRAARQVPSATGVDLPWTAPQTVAQLSEFSRSDLMLARRGFLGTSLALCAGPSLIEPMQRWLVPSPAAPLEEPESVPTSRARGRLSRPELDLLESTTVMFRQWDAQCGGGLRRKAVVGQLHEVTDLLQEPQPESTSRRLFKVAAELAELAGWMSYDVGLQPTAQKYFVLALHAAKEAGDRPLGSYVLSSMSRQMIHLGRPEDALELIHLAQYGSRDCAGPRTQSMLYAMEARAYANMGQPGRCKRAVRMAEDTFAETDEWDEPEPAWIRFFSEAELYGENSHSFRDLAYVAGRSPAYASLAEPLMRRAVELFAGDGDHQRSYVLNLIGMATVHLLQREPEQSTVLATQAMKEGKKVRSERVNTRIRKTVDSAVRDFGDLSAVVDLTERLTAELPETAEAV; the protein is encoded by the coding sequence GTGAGCGGCAACGGCGGAAGCGGGAACAACGCTGCGGGCGCGGACAGGCGCCCGAACGAGCTGCTCACCTCGTGGTTCGTGCGGAGCGGCTGGTCGAAGGGCGAACTCGCACGTCAAGTCAACCGTCGCGCACGCCAGTTGGGCGCCAACCACATCTCCACCGACACCTCGCGCGTACGCCGCTGGCTGGACGGCGAGAATCCCCGCGAGCCCATCCCCAGAATCCTCTCCGAGCTGTTCTCCGAGCGGTTCGGCTGCGTCGTCTCGGTCGAGGACCTCGGACTGCGCGCGGCCCGGCAGGTGCCCTCCGCGACCGGCGTCGACCTGCCGTGGACGGCCCCGCAGACGGTGGCCCAGCTCAGCGAGTTCTCGCGCAGCGACCTGATGCTGGCGCGCCGCGGCTTCCTCGGCACGTCGCTGGCCCTCTGCGCGGGGCCGTCCCTGATCGAGCCGATGCAGCGCTGGCTGGTCCCCTCGCCGGCCGCTCCGCTCGAGGAGCCGGAGTCGGTGCCGACCAGCCGGGCCCGCGGCCGGCTCTCCCGGCCCGAGCTGGACCTGCTGGAGTCCACCACCGTGATGTTCCGGCAGTGGGACGCACAGTGCGGCGGCGGTCTGCGCCGCAAGGCCGTCGTGGGCCAGCTGCACGAGGTGACCGACCTGCTTCAGGAGCCCCAGCCCGAGTCCACCTCGCGCAGGCTCTTCAAGGTCGCCGCCGAGCTGGCCGAACTCGCCGGCTGGATGAGCTACGACGTGGGGCTCCAGCCGACCGCGCAGAAGTACTTCGTGCTGGCCCTGCACGCGGCGAAGGAGGCCGGCGACCGGCCGCTCGGCAGCTACGTGCTGTCGAGCATGAGCCGCCAGATGATCCACCTCGGCCGGCCCGAGGACGCGCTGGAGCTGATCCACCTCGCCCAGTACGGCAGCAGGGACTGCGCCGGCCCGCGCACCCAGTCGATGCTGTATGCGATGGAGGCCCGCGCCTACGCCAACATGGGCCAGCCCGGCCGGTGCAAGCGAGCCGTCCGGATGGCCGAGGACACCTTCGCCGAGACTGACGAGTGGGACGAGCCCGAGCCCGCCTGGATCCGCTTCTTCTCCGAGGCCGAGCTGTACGGCGAGAACAGCCACTCCTTCCGCGACCTCGCCTACGTCGCCGGCCGCAGCCCCGCCTACGCCTCGCTGGCCGAGCCCCTGATGCGGCGGGCCGTCGAACTGTTCGCCGGTGACGGCGACCATCAGCGCTCCTACGTGCTGAACCTGATCGGCATGGCCACCGTCCACCTGCTGCAGCGCGAGCCCGAGCAGAGCACGGTTCTCGCCACGCAGGCCATGAAAGAGGGCAAGAAAGTGCGCTCCGAGCGCGTCAACACTCGTATCCGCAAGACCGTCGACAGCGCCGTACGCGATTTCGGGGACCTCTCCGCGGTCGTGGACCTGACCGAGCGGCTCACGGCCGAGCTGCCGGAGACGGCCGAAGCGGTCTGA